The proteins below come from a single Saccharopolyspora sp. SCSIO 74807 genomic window:
- the ilvD gene encoding dihydroxy-acid dehydratase has protein sequence MPQLRSRTTTHGRNAAGARSLWRATGMTDDDFGKPIVAIANSYTQFVPGHVHLRDLGDVVADTIRESGGVPREFHTIAVDDGIAMGHSGMLYSLPSRELIADSVEYMVNAHQADALVCISNCDKITPGMLNAAMRLNVPTVFVSGGPMEAGKAVVVDGVAQAPTDLITTISASANAAVDDAGLSEVERSACPTCGSCSGMFTANSMNCLTEALGLALPGNGSTLATHAARRALFQEAGRTVVRAAERWYQQDDDSVLPRSVANKQAFENAMALDMAMGGSTNTVLHTLAAAQEGGIDFALEDIERISRQVPCLSKVAPNSDFHMEDVHRAGGITAILGELDRGGMLHREVSSVHSPSLTDWLSTWDVRGESPSEQAVELFHAAPGGVRTTQAFSTENRWSSLDTDAANGCIRSIEHAYTADGGLAVLRGNLAEDGAVVKTAGVEEELWLFEGPARVLESQEQAVSAILNKEIQAGDVLVIRYEGPAGGPGMQEMLHPTAFLKGSGLGKKCALITDGRFSGGSSGLSIGHISPEAANGGVIGLVQDGDPIRIDVRERGLELLVDDEVLAERRAKMDAAEHPWQPVARERSVTTALRAYAKLATSASYGAVRDISK, from the coding sequence CCGTTCGCTGTGGCGTGCCACCGGCATGACCGACGACGACTTCGGCAAGCCGATCGTGGCCATCGCCAACTCCTACACCCAGTTCGTGCCAGGGCACGTGCACCTGCGCGACCTCGGCGACGTGGTGGCCGACACGATCCGCGAATCCGGCGGCGTGCCGCGGGAATTCCACACCATCGCCGTGGACGACGGCATCGCGATGGGCCACAGCGGGATGCTCTACTCGCTGCCGTCCCGCGAGCTGATCGCGGACTCGGTGGAGTACATGGTCAACGCGCACCAGGCCGACGCGCTGGTGTGCATCTCGAACTGCGACAAGATCACGCCCGGGATGCTCAACGCGGCGATGCGGCTGAACGTGCCGACGGTGTTCGTCTCCGGTGGCCCGATGGAAGCGGGCAAGGCGGTGGTCGTGGACGGTGTCGCGCAGGCACCGACCGACCTGATCACCACCATCTCGGCGTCGGCCAACGCCGCGGTGGACGACGCGGGCCTGTCCGAGGTGGAGCGCTCCGCCTGCCCGACCTGCGGGTCCTGCTCGGGCATGTTCACCGCGAACTCGATGAACTGCCTGACCGAGGCGCTCGGCCTGGCGCTGCCCGGCAACGGCTCGACGCTGGCCACGCACGCCGCCCGCCGCGCGCTGTTCCAGGAGGCCGGGCGCACCGTGGTGCGCGCCGCCGAGCGCTGGTACCAGCAGGACGACGACTCGGTGCTGCCCCGCTCGGTCGCGAACAAGCAGGCGTTCGAGAACGCGATGGCGCTGGACATGGCGATGGGCGGCTCGACGAACACGGTGCTGCACACGCTGGCCGCTGCGCAGGAGGGCGGCATCGACTTCGCCCTGGAGGACATCGAGCGGATCAGCAGGCAGGTGCCTTGCCTGTCGAAGGTCGCGCCGAACTCCGATTTCCACATGGAGGACGTGCACCGGGCGGGCGGGATCACCGCGATCCTCGGCGAGCTGGACCGCGGCGGGATGCTGCACCGCGAGGTCTCCTCGGTGCACAGCCCCAGCCTCACCGACTGGCTGTCCACATGGGACGTCCGCGGCGAGTCGCCGTCCGAGCAGGCCGTGGAGCTGTTCCACGCCGCGCCCGGCGGAGTGCGCACCACGCAGGCGTTCTCCACCGAGAACCGCTGGTCCTCTTTGGACACCGATGCGGCGAACGGCTGCATCCGCAGCATCGAGCACGCCTACACCGCCGACGGCGGGCTGGCGGTGCTGCGCGGCAACCTCGCCGAGGACGGCGCGGTGGTCAAAACCGCCGGTGTCGAGGAGGAGCTGTGGCTGTTCGAGGGCCCGGCGCGGGTGCTGGAGAGCCAGGAGCAGGCGGTCTCGGCGATCCTGAACAAGGAGATCCAGGCCGGTGACGTGCTGGTGATCCGCTACGAAGGCCCCGCGGGCGGGCCCGGGATGCAGGAGATGCTGCACCCGACCGCGTTCCTGAAGGGCTCCGGCCTCGGCAAGAAGTGCGCGCTGATCACCGACGGCCGGTTCTCCGGCGGTTCTTCGGGACTGTCGATCGGGCACATCTCGCCGGAGGCGGCCAACGGCGGCGTGATCGGGCTGGTGCAGGACGGCGACCCGATCCGCATCGACGTGCGCGAGCGCGGCCTGGAGCTGCTGGTCGACGACGAGGTGCTGGCCGAGCGGCGGGCGAAGATGGACGCCGCCGAGCACCCGTGGCAGCCGGTCGCCCGGGAGCGCTCGGTGACCACCGCGCTGCGGGCCTACGCGAAGCTCGCGACTTCGGCGTCCTACGGCGCGGTCCGCGACATCAGCAAGTAA